One genomic segment of Ricinus communis isolate WT05 ecotype wild-type chromosome 3, ASM1957865v1, whole genome shotgun sequence includes these proteins:
- the LOC8258608 gene encoding uncharacterized protein LOC8258608 isoform X3, protein MDIRFYSPCTEARKQVMEATERLGGRYSPNLHPHCTHLVVQSFGGRKFEHALKHGSKNGLFVVTIGWFVDSVRRNVRLSESLYSVKSVGETDVRLDDLNRLVGINGTENSCLPVGINDAKKFDAIEGLHKRLSARSSNRNIDSTLSGSSMFIDSEISDELRNKVYEAAIREGATFLDQWFIGCSASHVVCEGASVQRYLGHSNNLVTPLWVLKTAKEKNAQRLVHLSADLARQVGMMLENFQNGSAEQEINTGSAPLDVRNLRSQVSYGQRQHIVNFAKNAVRSRRGRRMQTCQTPIRPITPSSLLDSICWSISEPTSTASIYTDSFSSEDVSEHPSVFFDAKGDGKDSEASFANLTRALTESEKTELIFKNHFLTILFPVDRFSEMGPSSRTFFGENGFTCIQVLDYIYTFYQENMPASEVEAAIHTDSRHADRLRTVYSSKETAELGYVIFKRIDFLGSRTSFEMLKRVSGDNNSNVYELLIRA, encoded by the exons ATGGATATACGTTTCTACTCTCCATGTACAGAAGCAAGGAAGCAAGTCATGGAAGCAACAGAGAGATTAGGTGGTCGGTACAGTCCTAATCTGCATCCTCACTGTACCCATTTGGTGGTCCAG AGCTTTGGCGGACGCAAGTTTGAGCATGCTTTAAAGCATGGATCAAAAAATGGTCTCTTTGTTGTTACAATCGGATGGTTTGTGGATAGTGTTCGAAGGAATG TGAGGTTAAGTGAATCACTCTACAGTGTCAAGAGTGTTGGAGAAACTGATGTTCGCTTAGATGACTTAAATCGACTTGTCGGTATCAATGGTACTGAAAATTCCTGTCTTCCTGTTGGTATCAACGATGCCAAGAAATTTGATGCAATTGAAGGACTGCATAAACGGTTGTCTGCAAGGAGTTCTAATAGAAATATTGATTCAACTCTATCTGGTAGCTCCATGTTTATTGATTCAGAAATTTCAGATGAACTGCGGAATAAG GTTTATGAGGCAGCTATCAGAGAAGGTGCCACATTTTTAGATCAGTGGTTCATTGGTTGCAGTGCAAGTCATGTAGTATGTGAAGGGGCTTCAGTCCAAAGATATCTTGGTCACTCTAACAACCTTGTCACT CCACTTTGGGTTCTAAAAACAGCAAAGGAGAAAAATGCCCAAAGGCTTGTTCACTTGTCTGCTGATTTGGCCAGGCAGGTTGGGATGATGcttgaaaattttcaaaatggCAGCGCAGAGCAG gaaataaatacgGGAAGTGCCCCACTAGACGTTCGGAACTTGAGGAGTCAAGTAAGCTATGGACAAAGGCAACACATTGTAAATTTCGCTAAAAATGCGGTTAGAAGTCGCCGTGGTCGTCGAATGCAG ACCTGTCAAACTCCAATACGACCAATAACCCCAAGCAGCCTTCTGGATTCAATCTGCTGGTCAATATCTGAGCCAACTTCAACTGCTTCTATTTACACAGACTCATTTAGTAGTGAAGATGTTAGTGAACATCCATCTGTGTTCTTTGATGCAAAGGGAGACGGGAAGGACTCAGAAGCTTCCTTTGCTAACCTAACACGAGCACTTACAGAAAG TGAGAAAACTGAGTTGATATTTAAGAACCACTTTCTGACCATACTGTTTCCGGTTGACCGGTTCTCCGAAATGGGGCCTTCTTCAAGAACCTTTTTTGGTGAAAATGGTTTCACATGTATTCAGGTGTTAGattatatatacacattttatcaG GAGAATATGCCAGCTTCAGAAGTAGAAGCTGCAATTCACACTGACTCGAGGCATGCTGACCGGCTCCGAACTGTGTACTCTAGTAAAGAAACAGCTGAGCTTGGTTATGTGATTTTTAAACGAATTGATTTCTTAGGAAGCCGCACGAGTTTTGAGATGTTGAAGCGGGTTTCTGGTGATAACAACAGTAACGTATATGAACTCCTGATTAGAGCATAA
- the LOC8258608 gene encoding uncharacterized protein LOC8258608 isoform X1 translates to MGGGGGGGDGLGKVEVINSKGCSRLFVGLSSSIPSFRGLQSFEPMSPTTASIGSEAVLVRSTGPFSGLVICVTGLSREARKQVMEATERLGGRYSPNLHPHCTHLVVQSFGGRKFEHALKHGSKNGLFVVTIGWFVDSVRRNVRLSESLYSVKSVGETDVRLDDLNRLVGINGTENSCLPVGINDAKKFDAIEGLHKRLSARSSNRNIDSTLSGSSMFIDSEISDELRNKVYEAAIREGATFLDQWFIGCSASHVVCEGASVQRYLGHSNNLVTPLWVLKTAKEKNAQRLVHLSADLARQVGMMLENFQNGSAEQEINTGSAPLDVRNLRSQVSYGQRQHIVNFAKNAVRSRRGRRMQTCQTPIRPITPSSLLDSICWSISEPTSTASIYTDSFSSEDVSEHPSVFFDAKGDGKDSEASFANLTRALTESEKTELIFKNHFLTILFPVDRFSEMGPSSRTFFGENGFTCIQVLDYIYTFYQENMPASEVEAAIHTDSRHADRLRTVYSSKETAELGYVIFKRIDFLGSRTSFEMLKRVSGDNNSNVYELLIRA, encoded by the exons ATGGGCGGAGGTGGTGGTGGGGGTGACGGTCTTGGGAAAGTGGAAGTAATTAATAGCAAAGGTTGTTCAAGGCTTTTTGTGGGTTTATCATCTTCCATTCCTTCTTTTAGAGGTTTGCAATCTTTTGAGCCAATGTCTCCTACTACTGCCTCTATTGGGTCTGAAGCGGTTTTGGTTCGATCAACCGGTCCATTTTCTGGTCTTGTTATTTGTGTTACTGGTTTGTCTAGAG AAGCAAGGAAGCAAGTCATGGAAGCAACAGAGAGATTAGGTGGTCGGTACAGTCCTAATCTGCATCCTCACTGTACCCATTTGGTGGTCCAG AGCTTTGGCGGACGCAAGTTTGAGCATGCTTTAAAGCATGGATCAAAAAATGGTCTCTTTGTTGTTACAATCGGATGGTTTGTGGATAGTGTTCGAAGGAATG TGAGGTTAAGTGAATCACTCTACAGTGTCAAGAGTGTTGGAGAAACTGATGTTCGCTTAGATGACTTAAATCGACTTGTCGGTATCAATGGTACTGAAAATTCCTGTCTTCCTGTTGGTATCAACGATGCCAAGAAATTTGATGCAATTGAAGGACTGCATAAACGGTTGTCTGCAAGGAGTTCTAATAGAAATATTGATTCAACTCTATCTGGTAGCTCCATGTTTATTGATTCAGAAATTTCAGATGAACTGCGGAATAAG GTTTATGAGGCAGCTATCAGAGAAGGTGCCACATTTTTAGATCAGTGGTTCATTGGTTGCAGTGCAAGTCATGTAGTATGTGAAGGGGCTTCAGTCCAAAGATATCTTGGTCACTCTAACAACCTTGTCACT CCACTTTGGGTTCTAAAAACAGCAAAGGAGAAAAATGCCCAAAGGCTTGTTCACTTGTCTGCTGATTTGGCCAGGCAGGTTGGGATGATGcttgaaaattttcaaaatggCAGCGCAGAGCAG gaaataaatacgGGAAGTGCCCCACTAGACGTTCGGAACTTGAGGAGTCAAGTAAGCTATGGACAAAGGCAACACATTGTAAATTTCGCTAAAAATGCGGTTAGAAGTCGCCGTGGTCGTCGAATGCAG ACCTGTCAAACTCCAATACGACCAATAACCCCAAGCAGCCTTCTGGATTCAATCTGCTGGTCAATATCTGAGCCAACTTCAACTGCTTCTATTTACACAGACTCATTTAGTAGTGAAGATGTTAGTGAACATCCATCTGTGTTCTTTGATGCAAAGGGAGACGGGAAGGACTCAGAAGCTTCCTTTGCTAACCTAACACGAGCACTTACAGAAAG TGAGAAAACTGAGTTGATATTTAAGAACCACTTTCTGACCATACTGTTTCCGGTTGACCGGTTCTCCGAAATGGGGCCTTCTTCAAGAACCTTTTTTGGTGAAAATGGTTTCACATGTATTCAGGTGTTAGattatatatacacattttatcaG GAGAATATGCCAGCTTCAGAAGTAGAAGCTGCAATTCACACTGACTCGAGGCATGCTGACCGGCTCCGAACTGTGTACTCTAGTAAAGAAACAGCTGAGCTTGGTTATGTGATTTTTAAACGAATTGATTTCTTAGGAAGCCGCACGAGTTTTGAGATGTTGAAGCGGGTTTCTGGTGATAACAACAGTAACGTATATGAACTCCTGATTAGAGCATAA
- the LOC8258611 gene encoding uncharacterized protein LOC8258611, translated as MPSKPKPSQPLPLSLSIPISDHDDDDDFQTPISQQRPSTSKKSLKSSNNCNRPPKRSKQSANPGKENVEPTCSLQNEKTTSPSDEVCSLDLIESSIDCSYRSVHGDGDNDVDFVKEEGLEVKKKGYLCNSIESKLIRSGVSDSVGDEFGDFEEDSDLDLLIKLCTDEMNQVPSGVADGDCLVQCPLCGIDISNLSEESRLVHTNDCLDKQDNHLQEVTCGSNDEGTHFAPQVVGDSGHKVVDVSPVLQWLRNLGLERYGDAFIREEIDWDSLKWLTEEDLFSIGVTALGPRKKIVHALAELRKGCNLVDETHRDPNASADVGSLSTHAAEMQMEASKVSGDETSKQTANKLITDYFPGSVSVTVREKGCSIAKEKRGPAKNRPDSVHKRMAKNHPVKNGKLKDIPLWCSIPGTPFRVDAFKYLRGDCSHWFLTHFHMDHYQGLTRSFCHGKIYCSLITARLVNMKIGIPWDRLQVLPLNKKISIAGVDVTCLDANHCPGSIIVLFEPPNGKVVLHTGDFRFCENMASMTALQMCRIHTLILDTTYCNPQYDFPKQEAVIQFVIEAIQAESFNPKTLFLIGSYTIGKERLFLEVARVLRRKVYVTAAKFRLLESLGFSKEAMQWFTLNEHESQIHVVPMWTLASFKRLKHISNQYASRFSPIVSFSPTGWTFGKGKKKSPGRRWQQGTIIRYEVPYSEHCSFTELREFVKFVSPEKIIPSVNNDGPESVDTMVSLLLS; from the exons ATGCCCTCAAAACCCAAACCATCTCAGCCTCTGCCTCTCTCCCTCTCAATCCCAATCTCAGACCACGACGACGACGATGATTTCCAAACCCCTATCTCACAACAAAGACCTTCAACTTCCAAAAAATCCTTAAAGTCCTCTAATAACTGCAACCGGCCGCCGAAAAGATCCAAACAGTCGGCAAACCCCGGAAAAGAGAATGTGGAACCCACCTGCTCCTTGCAGAATGAGAAAACCACGTCGCCGTCTGATGAAGTTTGTAGCTTGGATTTGATAGAGTCAAGCATCGATTGCAGCTATAGAAGCGTTCATGGGGATGGTGATAATGATGTGGATTTCGTGAAAGAAGAGGGATTGGAGGTGAAAAAGAAGGGGTATTTGTGTAATTCTATTGAATCTAAGTTAATCAGGTCAGGAGTATCTGATTCTGTTGGTGATGAATTTGGGGATTTTGAGGAAGACAGTGACCTGGATTTGTTAATCAAGTTATGCACTGATGAAATGAATCAGGTACCCAGCGGTGTGGCTGACGGAGATTGTTTAGTTCAGTGCCCACTTTGCGGGATTGATATTTCGAATTTGAGCGAGGAATCTAGATTGGTTCATACTAATGATTGTCTTGATAAACAGGATAATCATCTCCAAGAA GTTACTTGTGGTAGCAATGATGAGGGAACACACTTTGCACCACAAGTCGTTGGTGACTCTGGGCATAAAGTTGTTGATGTTTCCCCTGTACTTCAGTGGCTAAGAAATTTAGGTTTAGAAAGATATGGGGATGCTTTTATTCGAGAAGAGATTGATTGGGATTCTTTAAAGTGGCTAACTGAAGAG GATCTCTTTAGCATAGGGGTTACCGCACTTGGCCCCAGGAAGAAGATTGTGCATGCTCTCGCTGAACTTAGAAAAGGGTGTAATCTAGTGGATGAGACTCACAGGGATCCAAATGCTTCTGCTGATGTTGGGTCGTTGAGTACCCATGCAGCAGAGATGCAAATGGAGGCTTCCAAAGTTAGTGGTGATGAAACTAGTAAACAAACTGCAAACAAGTTGATAACAGATTATTTTCCAGGTTCTGTTTCTGTTACTGTAAGGGAGAAAGGTTGCAGCATTGCTAAAGAAAAGCGGGGACCAGCAAAGAATCGCCCAGATTCTGTTCATAAACGAATGGCAAAAAACCACCCTGTAAAAAACGGAAAACTGAAAGATATTCCCTTATGGTGCTCTATACCAGGAACACCATTTCGAGTG GATGCATTCAAATATCTTAGAGGAGATTGTTCCCATTGGTTTCTTACGCACTTCCACATGGATC ATTATCAAGGGTTAACGAGGTCCTTTTGTCATGGGAAGATCTATTGCTCCTTAATCACTGCAAGACTTGTAAATATGAAGATTGGGATCCCCTGGGACAGATTACAAGTTTTACCTCTCAACAAAAAGATCAGTATTGCTGGCGTTGATGTGACATGCTTGGATGCAAACCACTGTCCGGGTTCCATCATAGTACTCTTTGAACCTCCCAATGGTAAG GTGGTTCTACACACGGGAGATTTTCGCTTTTGTGAGAACATGGCAAGCATGACTGCTTTACAAATGTGTCGTATCCATACTCTCATTCTTGACACAACATACTGTAATCCCCAG TATGACTTTCCAAAGCAGGAGGCTGTAATACAGTTTGTCATTGAGGCTATTCAAGCTGAATCTTTCAACCCCAAAACTCTTTTTCTAATAGGAAGCTACACAATTG GAAAGGAAAGGCTGTTCTTGGAGGTTGCTCGTGTACTCCGTAGGAAGGTTTATGTTACTGCCGCAAAATTCCGTCTTTTGGAGAGCTTAGGCTTCTCCAAAGAAGCTATGCAGTGGTTCACGCTGAATGAACACGAAAGCCAAATTCATGTGGTCCCTATGTGGACACTTGCAAGTTTTAAGAGACTGAAACACATATCCAATCAATATGCG AGCCGCTTCAGTCCGATAGTTTCCTTCTCTCCGACTGGGTGGACATTCGGTAAGGGGAAAAAGAAGTCACCAGGAAGAAGGTGGCAGCAAGGAACTATTATAAG GTATGAAGTACCGTATAGCGAGCATTGCAGCTTTACGGAACTCAGAGAGTTTGTGAAGTTTGTGTCTCctgaaaaaataataccaaGTGTAAATAACGATGGACCAGAATCTGTTGACACCATGGTTTCCCTGCTGCTGTCGTGA
- the LOC8258610 gene encoding 3beta-hydroxysteroid-dehydrogenase/decarboxylase has translation MSEEERWCVVTGGRGFAARHLVEMVIKLEMFSVRIADLESCIQLAPEEESGTLGNAFKSGRAIYVSMDLRDKAQVLKAIEGAEVVFHMAAPNSSINNYQLHYSVNVQGTKNVIDACIELKVKRLIYTSSASVVFDGINGILNGDESLPYPPKPLDSYTATKTEGETAILKANGTKGLLTCSVRPSSIFGPGDRLFIPSLVAAARAGKSKFIIGDGNNIYDFTYVENVAHAHICAERALASGGEVAEQAAGQAYFITNMEPIKFWEFTSLVLGGLGYERPRIKVPAVAVMPIAHLVEQTYKLLGPYGMKVPQLIPSRIRLLSCSRSFDCSKAKKQLGYTPIISLEEGLRRTLESFSHLRAENQPKREGPSKAHRCLGGGKVADTLLWKDKKQTMTTLLILIAIYYYLVTSQSTIITALSKFLIAALVFLLIHANLPERIFGYTIEKIPASHFHLSEEQSHQAALSVASSWNAAVNVLKSLCKGNDWILFLKVTMLLLILSFLGAISLHSLFMIGLPIAFVAFIVYEKNEEAIDAKFLEALSFGCRLKSDISKKVVGAKKN, from the exons ATGTCCGAAGAAGAGAGGTGGTGCGTGGTGACCGGCGGCAGAGGTTTCGCCGCCAGGCATTTAGTGGAAATGGTGATCAAATTGGAGATGTTTTCAGTTCGAATTGCTGATTTAGAGTCTTGCATTCAGTTAGCTCCTGAGGAGGAAAGCGGAACCCTAGGCAATGCCTTCAAATCTGGTCGCGCTATCTACGTCTCAATGGATCTTCGCGATAAAGCTCAAGTTCTCAAAG CTATTGAAGGAGCTGAAGTTGTGTTTCACATGGCGGCTCCTAATTCTTCGATTAATAACTACCAGCTTCACTATTCGGTCAACGTGCAAG GGACAAAGAATGTCATCGATGCTTGTATTGAGCTAAAGGTAAAAAGACTCATCTATACAAGCTCAGCTAGTGTGGTTTTTGATGGGATTAATGGAATTCTTAATGGCGATGAATCCTTGCCATATCCACCTAAG CCTCTTGATTCGTATACAGCAACTAAAACTGAAGGTGAGACTGCAATTCTTAAAGCAAATGGCACTAAAGGCCTATTAACGTGTAGCGTGCGCCCCAGTAGCATATTTGGCCCTGGAGATAGGTTGTTTATTCCATCTTTGGTTGCTGCTGCAAGAGCTGGCAAATCTAAG TTCATTATTGGTGATGGTAATAACATTTATGACTTCACATATGTTGAAAATGTGGCACATGCCCATATATGTGCTGAACGAGCTCTAGCATCAGGAGGGGAGGTTGCAGAGCAGGCTGCTGGACAG GCATATTTTATAACCAATATGGAGCCTATTAAATTCTGGGAGTTTACCTCACTTGTCTTGGGAGGTCTTGGCTACGAGAG GCCAAGGATAAAGGTCCCTGCTGTAGCTGTGATGCCAATTGCACATTTGGTGGAGCAGACATATAAGCTATTGGGCCCGTACGGGATGAAGGTTCCCCAATTGATACCTTCAAGAATTAGACTTCTCTCTTGCAGCAGATCTTTTGATTGTTCCAAAGCGAAAAAACAGCTTGGCTACACTCCCATTATATCACTTGAG GAGGGTTTGAGAAGGACTCTTGAGTCATTTTCACACTTGAGGGCTGAAAATCAACCTAAAAGAGAAGGACCATCTAAGGCTCACAGATGTCTTGGAGGTGGAAAGG TTGCTGACACACTACTTTGGAAGGATAAAAAGCAGACAATGACCACATTGTTAATTCTGATTGCAATTTACTACTACTTAGTTACATCTCAGTCTACTATCATTACTGCACTTTCAAAGTTTCTCATAGCAGCATTGGTCTTCTTGTTAATACATGCAAATTTACCGGAGAGAAT ATTTGGATATACAATTGAAAAAATTCCTGCTTCGCATTTTCACTTATCAGAGGAGCAGTCTCACCAAGCTGCTCTTTCAGTGGCTTCATCATGGAATGCTGCTGTTAATGTCTTAAAGTCACTTTGCAAGGGGAATGACTGGATTCTTTTCCTTAAG GTTACTATGTTGCTGTTGATTCTTAGCTTCCTTGGAGCCATTTCACTTCACAGTTTATTTATGATAG GACTTCCAATTGCTTTTGTAGCATTTATTGTGTATGAGAAAAATGAAGAAGCAATTGATGCCAAGTTTTTGGAAGCTCTCTCTTTCGGATGCAGATTGAAATCTGACATATCCAAAAAAGTTGTCGGTGCCAAAAAGAATTGA
- the LOC8258612 gene encoding ethylene-responsive transcription factor ERF017 — MVKTANSSSTSQQASEPKYTGVRKRKWGKWVSEIRLPNSRERIWLGSYDSAEKAARAFDAALYCLRGPSARFNFPDNPPDIAGGESLSPQEIQVAAARFANETRSITATPTANSSTTSTSTSMPELSSQFMDHYYASASSASDGAIQVDNASDRTGIDWSFLDVLDLNEGSEFGLYPSLGNNYSDYYPPPPSIFDDGTRDNNDDDDHENDGNEAYSQPSFLWNF, encoded by the coding sequence ATGGTGAAAACTGCAAATTCATCGTCAACCTCACAGCAGGCTTCAGAGCCCAAGTATACCGGCGTCAGAAAGCGAAAATGGGGGAAGTGGGTGTCAGAAATCCGGCTGCCAAACAGTCGGGAAAGGATATGGTTAGGGTCATATGACAGTGCTGAAAAGGCGGCGCGTGCGTTCGATGCTGCTTTATACTGTTTGCGGGGACCCAGTGCAAGGTTCAACTTTCCGGATAACCCACCAGACATTGCTGGTGGGGAATCGCTTAGTCCACAAGAAATACAAGTTGCTGCTGCTAGGTTTGCTAATGAAACAAGAAGTATTACTGCCACTCCTACTGCTAATAGTAGTACCACTAGTACCAGCACTAGCATGCCTGAACTATCATCCCAATTTATGGATCACTACTACGCATCCGCATCTTCAGCCTCTGATGGTGCAATCCAAGTGGACAATGCAAGTGATCGTACAGGAATAGATTGGTCGTTCCTCGATGTGCTGGATTTAAATGAAGGTTCAGAATTTGGACTTTATCCAAGCCTGGGAAATAATTACAGTGATTATTATCCACCACCACCATCCATTTTTGATGATGGCACTAGGGACAATAACGATGACGACGACCATGAAAATGATGGGAATGAAGCTTATTCTCAACCATCATTTTTATGGAACTTCTAG
- the LOC8258608 gene encoding uncharacterized protein LOC8258608 isoform X2 encodes MGGGGGGGDGLGKVEVINSKGCSRLFVGLSSSIPSFRGLQSFEPMSPTTASIGSEAVLVRSTGPFSGLVICVTGLSRARKQVMEATERLGGRYSPNLHPHCTHLVVQSFGGRKFEHALKHGSKNGLFVVTIGWFVDSVRRNVRLSESLYSVKSVGETDVRLDDLNRLVGINGTENSCLPVGINDAKKFDAIEGLHKRLSARSSNRNIDSTLSGSSMFIDSEISDELRNKVYEAAIREGATFLDQWFIGCSASHVVCEGASVQRYLGHSNNLVTPLWVLKTAKEKNAQRLVHLSADLARQVGMMLENFQNGSAEQEINTGSAPLDVRNLRSQVSYGQRQHIVNFAKNAVRSRRGRRMQTCQTPIRPITPSSLLDSICWSISEPTSTASIYTDSFSSEDVSEHPSVFFDAKGDGKDSEASFANLTRALTESEKTELIFKNHFLTILFPVDRFSEMGPSSRTFFGENGFTCIQVLDYIYTFYQENMPASEVEAAIHTDSRHADRLRTVYSSKETAELGYVIFKRIDFLGSRTSFEMLKRVSGDNNSNVYELLIRA; translated from the exons ATGGGCGGAGGTGGTGGTGGGGGTGACGGTCTTGGGAAAGTGGAAGTAATTAATAGCAAAGGTTGTTCAAGGCTTTTTGTGGGTTTATCATCTTCCATTCCTTCTTTTAGAGGTTTGCAATCTTTTGAGCCAATGTCTCCTACTACTGCCTCTATTGGGTCTGAAGCGGTTTTGGTTCGATCAACCGGTCCATTTTCTGGTCTTGTTATTTGTGTTACTGGTTTGTCTAGAG CAAGGAAGCAAGTCATGGAAGCAACAGAGAGATTAGGTGGTCGGTACAGTCCTAATCTGCATCCTCACTGTACCCATTTGGTGGTCCAG AGCTTTGGCGGACGCAAGTTTGAGCATGCTTTAAAGCATGGATCAAAAAATGGTCTCTTTGTTGTTACAATCGGATGGTTTGTGGATAGTGTTCGAAGGAATG TGAGGTTAAGTGAATCACTCTACAGTGTCAAGAGTGTTGGAGAAACTGATGTTCGCTTAGATGACTTAAATCGACTTGTCGGTATCAATGGTACTGAAAATTCCTGTCTTCCTGTTGGTATCAACGATGCCAAGAAATTTGATGCAATTGAAGGACTGCATAAACGGTTGTCTGCAAGGAGTTCTAATAGAAATATTGATTCAACTCTATCTGGTAGCTCCATGTTTATTGATTCAGAAATTTCAGATGAACTGCGGAATAAG GTTTATGAGGCAGCTATCAGAGAAGGTGCCACATTTTTAGATCAGTGGTTCATTGGTTGCAGTGCAAGTCATGTAGTATGTGAAGGGGCTTCAGTCCAAAGATATCTTGGTCACTCTAACAACCTTGTCACT CCACTTTGGGTTCTAAAAACAGCAAAGGAGAAAAATGCCCAAAGGCTTGTTCACTTGTCTGCTGATTTGGCCAGGCAGGTTGGGATGATGcttgaaaattttcaaaatggCAGCGCAGAGCAG gaaataaatacgGGAAGTGCCCCACTAGACGTTCGGAACTTGAGGAGTCAAGTAAGCTATGGACAAAGGCAACACATTGTAAATTTCGCTAAAAATGCGGTTAGAAGTCGCCGTGGTCGTCGAATGCAG ACCTGTCAAACTCCAATACGACCAATAACCCCAAGCAGCCTTCTGGATTCAATCTGCTGGTCAATATCTGAGCCAACTTCAACTGCTTCTATTTACACAGACTCATTTAGTAGTGAAGATGTTAGTGAACATCCATCTGTGTTCTTTGATGCAAAGGGAGACGGGAAGGACTCAGAAGCTTCCTTTGCTAACCTAACACGAGCACTTACAGAAAG TGAGAAAACTGAGTTGATATTTAAGAACCACTTTCTGACCATACTGTTTCCGGTTGACCGGTTCTCCGAAATGGGGCCTTCTTCAAGAACCTTTTTTGGTGAAAATGGTTTCACATGTATTCAGGTGTTAGattatatatacacattttatcaG GAGAATATGCCAGCTTCAGAAGTAGAAGCTGCAATTCACACTGACTCGAGGCATGCTGACCGGCTCCGAACTGTGTACTCTAGTAAAGAAACAGCTGAGCTTGGTTATGTGATTTTTAAACGAATTGATTTCTTAGGAAGCCGCACGAGTTTTGAGATGTTGAAGCGGGTTTCTGGTGATAACAACAGTAACGTATATGAACTCCTGATTAGAGCATAA